The genomic region TACGACAAGGAAATCCAGCGGCTGTAGGCCGGGCAAAAGCCACGCGGAATGGATCAGGTGTACAATCACGACGAACAGTGGATCAAATTGGCGTTCGAAGCGGCTCATGATTACATCGCGGAGCTCCAGCGCGCCTTCGCCAATCCGCCGCTGGCGCACCGTTTTCAGCTCTCGTTATGAACTCAACGTTGGTGCAGCCGGCGTGAGTTTGGGCGTGCGTTCGAGGCCTGTCGGTCGCGAAATCTTCACGCCTTCGTCAGCTACAGCGACACGATTTATTCCGATCGCAGATCTCGCGGGCTGTTGAAGGGAGATGTGACGGTTTTATCTGAGCGCATTCGACATCATTCCCAAGGAGCGAGTGTGAGCGATAGTCAGGGGAAAGTGACTGAATTTTTGCTCGTTGGGGTCCGTAGAGCTTCATTGGATTATCCGTCTCACCACCCTCATTTTCTCAAGCGGAGTCATCGTGGCGAGTGAGCCGCTTTTCGTAAAAGATCACTGCATATCCATGCAACATCCCTTCCCTGCGGCGAACATATCCAGCGGACTCATAAAGTCTTTGAGCCCCTACTTGGATCGTTGTTGTGTCGAGCATTATCCACTTGAAACCGAGAGCAACAGCTCGCGACTCCAATTCACGAAGAACTGTCCTTCCAAGCCCGCGTCGCTGACGGATGGGATCGACCCGCATACGTTTAAGTTCTGCGACATCATCATCAAAAGGTTTCAATCCACCCATGGCAGCAAGTCGGAGACCAATATGCGCAACTACGAAGTCGCCGCCCGACCCGATGTAAACTTCCTCGATATTGCGTAAATCATCCTCCCAGGCCCCTTCCGGGCCGCACACACCAACATCCTGCGATGCGCTTCTGTGCAGATACCATACACCATCGCTATCCCCGGACTCGAAGCGACGAAGGATCAGTTCGTCTTGAGACATCGACTAACACCTCTCGACCGGTGTCGGACGCCTGTGCCT from Bradyrhizobium lupini harbors:
- a CDS encoding GNAT family N-acetyltransferase, whose translation is MSQDELILRRFESGDSDGVWYLHRSASQDVGVCGPEGAWEDDLRNIEEVYIGSGGDFVVAHIGLRLAAMGGLKPFDDDVAELKRMRVDPIRQRRGLGRTVLRELESRAVALGFKWIMLDTTTIQVGAQRLYESAGYVRRREGMLHGYAVIFYEKRLTRHDDSA